The Jannaschia sp. GRR-S6-38 genomic interval CGGTTGAGGCAGCCGAACGGCCCCTTCAGCCCCGAGACGCCCGGCAGCAGCGCGTCCTCGCCGACCTCGACGCCGTCCATGACGATCTCGCCCGTGGTCGAGGCGCGCAAGCTCTGCTTGCCGCCGATCTTGGGGGCCGACAGACCCTTCATGCCCTTTTCCAGCACGAAGCCGCGGATTTTGCCGTCATGCGCCTCGGACTTGGCCCATACGACGAACACATCGGCGAAGGGCGCGTTGGAGATCCACATCTTCGAGCCCGAGAGGACGTAGCCGCCATCGGTCTTCTTCGCGACGGTCTTCATGCCGGCGGGGTCGGACCCGGCATCGGGCTCGGTCAGGCCGAAGCAGCCGATCAGCTCGCCCGAGCAGAGGCCGGGCAGGTATTTGCGGCGCTGCGCCTCCGAGCCGTAGGCGTGGATCGGGTAGATCACGAGGCTCGACTGCACCGACATCATCGAGCGATAGCCCGAGTCGACGCGCTCGATCTCGCGCGCGATCAGGCCGTAGGTGACGTAGCTCGCGCCGAGCCCGCCATATTCCTCCGGCAAGGTGGCGCCCAGAAGGCCCGCGGCGCCCATCTTCGGGAAGAGCTCCGGTGCGGCGGTTTCCTTGGCATAGGCCTCACGCACGACGGGCTGCAATTCGGTCTGGGCGAAGGCGTTCGCCGCGTCGCGCAGCATCCGCTCGTCTTCGGAGAGCTGGTCTTCCAGCCGCAGCGGGTCGTCCCACTGGAAGCTGGCGAGGTCGGGGCCGAAGCCGGGGGCTTGGGTGTCCTTGGGCATGGTCGTCTCCTCAGGCGGTCTGGGTCTCGGGGTCGGCCAATCGGTCGGCGAAATGGGTCACGAGACGGTGTTTCAGTATCTTTCCCGTCGGCGCGGCCGGCAGGGCCGTCGCGGCGATGATGCGTTCGGGG includes:
- a CDS encoding acyl-CoA dehydrogenase, whose translation is MPKDTQAPGFGPDLASFQWDDPLRLEDQLSEDERMLRDAANAFAQTELQPVVREAYAKETAAPELFPKMGAAGLLGATLPEEYGGLGASYVTYGLIAREIERVDSGYRSMMSVQSSLVIYPIHAYGSEAQRRKYLPGLCSGELIGCFGLTEPDAGSDPAGMKTVAKKTDGGYVLSGSKMWISNAPFADVFVVWAKSEAHDGKIRGFVLEKGMKGLSAPKIGGKQSLRASTTGEIVMDGVEVGEDALLPGVSGLKGPFGCLNRARYGIAWGVMGAAEWCWHAARQYGLDRKQFKRPLAQTQLFQKKLADMQTEIALGLQAALRVGRCMDEGVAAPEQISLIKRNNCGKALDIARLARDMHGGNGISEEYGVIRHMMNLETVNTYEGTHDVHALILGRAQTGLQAFF